A region of the Arenibacter antarcticus genome:
GGGTATAGCTCCCACTTAAATAGATTTTAGGGAGCAAGGTGTTCCTAGCAGTCTTAGTTTCTATACTAGCCTGTTCCATATTTAAATGGTTAATTTTAATGGAACTGTTCTTGGCTTTAGCCTCTGTAATCAATAGCTGTAATTCTTCACTAAGGTGTTGAGCGTATAGACCGCTTCCCAAGCTAGAGGTAAAAACAAATAGTAGGATCAGTAAACGTATTGCCTTGTTCATAAAAGTGTGTGGTTTATAAATAACTGAACAAAAATAAGAAGTTTTAAAAGGGCTTCCTTTGATATAGGTCAAATAAGCCTGCTAACATTGCCAATTTTGGGCTTAGAAGACCTTGGGAACCGTGATTAGTTTTTTGCCCGTATCCTACTTAAGGTTTCTTGGGTTATACCAAGATAGGACGCAATGTGTCCCAATGGCACGCGGAAGTAGAGGTCTGGGTACTCATTAATCATGAAATGGTATCGTTCCTTGGCAGTTTGAAACTGGATAGCATTTAACTTGCCCATCATATCCCCTAACAATTTTATCACCAATTTCCTTCCGAAGCGTTCCATCGAGGGAAACTTTTGGAATAATTGATCCAAATCATCCTTTGAAATGGAATATAAAAGGCTGTCCTCCAGAAGTTCCAGATGGTATGCGCTATTTTTTTGTTGAAAAAAACTCTCTAAACTGGTCATAAAATTTCCTTCGTTAAAGAACCATGCGGTAATATCCTTGCCCTCGGCATTGGTATAGTAACTGCGAGCCACTCCTTTTTCCATATAGTAAAGCGTATTACACACCACTCCGGCCTTGGCCAGTAGCGTGTTTTTGTTTAGGACTTTCTTAGTAAAGCTTGATAGGATTTGGTCTAAGTCTTCCTCAGGAAAATCTACTATGGAAAGTAAATGGTCTTTTAATTTCATTTGGTAGCTTTTAAAAGAGAAATGTAGCAAAATTTTTTCTAAAATCCCTGTAAGTAAAGGGTACCTATAATAGATTTTTGTGATTCTGCAAGGTATTAGATGACATATCTCATAGTACATATTTATGGTGGGGCTTATTTTTGCGAACGATTGTGGATACCTCAGGAGTAATGAAATAGATACTACTTTAGTATACCCTTCAATCTTGTAACTTTATTGATCAATAAATGTTGAATACATGAGCAAAGCCGTTTACATTGCTACTACCGGTCCAGATAGTGGCAAATCTATAATTTCCTTGGGCCTAATGCAGATGTTACTGGGGAAAACCGCCAAGGTGGGTTATTTTAGACCGATAATAGACGATTTTAAATCGGGCGATATGGACAATCATATTAACACTATGATAAGTCATTTCGATTTAAATTTAAGTTTTAACGAGTGCTACGGCTATACCCGAAGCGAGGTAATCCTTAAAAAAAATCAAGATAAGGACGAGGAAATTATAAGCACCATCATTTCTAAATTTAAGGCGATGGAGGAGCGATTCGATTTTGTTTTGGTAGAGGGCACTAGCTATACTAGGGAAGGAGCGATAATAGAATGGGACATTAATGTTCTTATCGCTAAAAATCTTGGAATTCCGGCCATTATTATCAGTAGTGGGGTCGGAAAAACTTTGGAAGAGTTTGTAGGTACTATGCATATGGCCTATCATTCTTTTAAGGATAAGGGGGTAGAGGTGCTTTCCATTATCGCAAACAAAGTGCAGCCAGAGAATGTTGACTTGGCCATTAACGGATTAAAAAGAGACCTTCCGTCCCATGTGCTAATCCATGCTATTCCCTTAAACCCTATTTTGGCAAATCCCTCTATAAAAGAAATAGTGGAAACCTTGGATGGCAAGATATTGTTTGGCGAAAACTTCATCAATAATCAAGCAGGCGCTTTTAGCGTAGGGGCCATGCAATTACGGAACTACCTAACTTTTTTAAAAGAAGATAGTTTGGTGATTACCCCGGGAGATAGAGCAGATATCATTTTGGGGGCTTTACAGGCCAATGTATCGGCCAACTACCCTTCCATTTCCGGGATTGTACTTACCGGGGGTGTAATTCCTGAAGATTCTATTATTAAACTGATAGAAGGCCTTACAGATGTGGTTCCCATTATCTCCGTTAAGGGAGGTACTTTTACGATTACCAATCAGATCGGGGCTATAAAATCCCAGATTTACGCTGAAAACAAGCAAAAAATAACGACTTCTATCCAGGATTTCGAAAAATATGTGAATGTAGAAACCTTGGCCGAGCGATTGATCACTTTCCAAGCCAACGGGATTACTCCAAGAATGTTTCAGCACCAGTTGTTGAAAAAAGCGCAGTTGGAAAAGAAACATATAGTATTACCTGAAGGTACCGATGAACGTATCCTGCGGGCTGCGAGCAAATTGTTGGCTACCAATGCGGTACAGATTACTATTTTGGGGAATCTAGAACAAATTCAAGATAAAATTTTAAAATTAGATATCGACCTAGATTTGGAAAAATTGGCGGTTATAGATCCTAAATTTTCCCCCATGTTCGAGGATTATGCAGAGACCTTGTACGAATTGCGAAAACATAAAAATGTAAATCTTGCCATGGCAAGGGATTTTATGGAGGATGTGTCCTATTTTGGCACCATGATGGTCCATAAGGGCGATGCGGACGGGATGGTTTCCGGAGCAGTTCATACCACCCAGCACACCATTTTACCGGCACTACAGTTTATTAAGACCGCTCCTGGTGTTTCTGTGGTTTCTTCCATATTCTTTATGTGCTTGGAGGATAGGGTGACTATTTTCGGCGATTGTGCTATTAACCCCAACCCTACTGCAGAACAATTGGCAGAAATCGCCATTTCTTCCGCTAGCAGTAGTCTCTCTTTTGGGATAGAACCCAGGATTGCCATGCTTTCCTATTCTTCGGGAAGCTCTGGTCAGGGCGAGGATGTAGTCAGGGTAAGGGAAGCTACGGAAATTGTAAAACGACTTAGGCCCGACCTAATGGTGGAGGGGCCAATACAATACGATGCCGCGGTGGATATTGAAGTGGCTAAAAGTAAATTGCCAGACTCCCAAGTAGCCGGAAAGGCAAGTGTCTTTATTTTCCCCGACCTTAATACCGGGAACAATACCTATAAGGCCGTACAGCGGGAAACGGGTGCGTTGGCCATTGGACCTATGTTACAGGGACTTAATAAACCAGTGAACGACCTTAGTAGGGGCTGTACCGTAAACGATATTTTTAATACGGTCATTATTACTGCCATACAGGCCCAAGGATTATAATAGGGGTTAAATGAGGCTTGCCAACCTAGAAATTACAAATAGAATTAAAGTAATACACATATAAATGAAAGTACTGATCATTAACTCTGGAAGCTCCTCTATAAAATACCAATTAATGCTTATGCCCACTGCACAGGTTATCTGTCAGGGCATTGTAGAGCGGATCGGGTCGCAGGAAGCCGTTTTTGTTTATAAAACGGACAATGACGAGATAACTAAAATAATGCCAGTGATGAATCACAAGGAGGGACTGGAAAAAATTGCTAAGCTACTTGTAGATCCTAAAATTGGGGTAATAAAAAATGCAGGGGAAATAGATGCGGTAGGCCATAGGGTAGTCCATGGCGGAAATAGCTTTTCTAAACCCACAATTATCAATCAAACGGTTAAAGATAAGATCAAGGAACTCGCTGCCCTAGCCCCATTGCACAATCCACACAATCTAGAAGGGATTGTCTTGGCAGAGAAATTTTTTAAGAATGCCAAGCAAATTGTAGTATTTGACACCTCCTTTCACCATACCATCCCCACCAAGGCTAGTAAGTATGCCATACCCAACAAATTTTTTGATGAACATGGAATTCAGGTGTACGGATTTCATGGTATCAGTCATAAATATGTTTCGGAAAAGGCCATTGCCTACCTCCATAAGAAAGAATCGAAAATTATCAGTATTCATTTGGGCAATGGATGCAGTATGACCGCTGTCCATAACGGGAAAAGTGTAGATCACAGTTTGGGTTTTACACCTTCTAATGGGCTAATTATGGGGACCCGAAGTGGCGATGTGGACCATGCTATTATTTTTTATCTGGTAGACACTCTAGGGTATAAACTGGATGAGGTGAAAACCCTGCTTACCAGAGAAAGTGGGATGATGGGACTAACCGGGTATGGAGATCTTAGAGATATACAGGAAGAAGCGGAAAAAGGAGATAAAAATTGTTTGTTGGCCCTGGAAATGAATGCCTATCGCATCAAAAAATATATAGGAGCGTATGCTGCTGCAATGAACGGGCTGGATGCTGTATTGTTTACTGCCGGGATAGGTGAAAATTCTAACAAATTGAGAGACCTGGTTTGCACGAATATGGAATTTCTTGGGCTGGAACTAGATGCTGAGCTAAATGACCTCCGCAACCCAGAAATCAGAGAGATAAATACCCCTACTTCCCCAGTCAAGATTCTAGTAGTGCCCACCAATGAAGAATTGGAAATAGCCAAGGAAGCCTATAAAATATTGACTTTTTCCCTTAAGGAACACTAGCAACCTCTTTCGGAAAGCACCTTCTATAATGTGATTAATTACAATGCTAGGGGGCATGTATTGGCATATTAAATGCATTTCCTCGGCTTTTAAGCCGGTTATGCAAGGGGCC
Encoded here:
- a CDS encoding Crp/Fnr family transcriptional regulator — translated: MKLKDHLLSIVDFPEEDLDQILSSFTKKVLNKNTLLAKAGVVCNTLYYMEKGVARSYYTNAEGKDITAWFFNEGNFMTSLESFFQQKNSAYHLELLEDSLLYSISKDDLDQLFQKFPSMERFGRKLVIKLLGDMMGKLNAIQFQTAKERYHFMINEYPDLYFRVPLGHIASYLGITQETLSRIRAKN
- a CDS encoding acetate/propionate family kinase; the protein is MKVLIINSGSSSIKYQLMLMPTAQVICQGIVERIGSQEAVFVYKTDNDEITKIMPVMNHKEGLEKIAKLLVDPKIGVIKNAGEIDAVGHRVVHGGNSFSKPTIINQTVKDKIKELAALAPLHNPHNLEGIVLAEKFFKNAKQIVVFDTSFHHTIPTKASKYAIPNKFFDEHGIQVYGFHGISHKYVSEKAIAYLHKKESKIISIHLGNGCSMTAVHNGKSVDHSLGFTPSNGLIMGTRSGDVDHAIIFYLVDTLGYKLDEVKTLLTRESGMMGLTGYGDLRDIQEEAEKGDKNCLLALEMNAYRIKKYIGAYAAAMNGLDAVLFTAGIGENSNKLRDLVCTNMEFLGLELDAELNDLRNPEIREINTPTSPVKILVVPTNEELEIAKEAYKILTFSLKEH
- the pta gene encoding phosphate acetyltransferase yields the protein MSKAVYIATTGPDSGKSIISLGLMQMLLGKTAKVGYFRPIIDDFKSGDMDNHINTMISHFDLNLSFNECYGYTRSEVILKKNQDKDEEIISTIISKFKAMEERFDFVLVEGTSYTREGAIIEWDINVLIAKNLGIPAIIISSGVGKTLEEFVGTMHMAYHSFKDKGVEVLSIIANKVQPENVDLAINGLKRDLPSHVLIHAIPLNPILANPSIKEIVETLDGKILFGENFINNQAGAFSVGAMQLRNYLTFLKEDSLVITPGDRADIILGALQANVSANYPSISGIVLTGGVIPEDSIIKLIEGLTDVVPIISVKGGTFTITNQIGAIKSQIYAENKQKITTSIQDFEKYVNVETLAERLITFQANGITPRMFQHQLLKKAQLEKKHIVLPEGTDERILRAASKLLATNAVQITILGNLEQIQDKILKLDIDLDLEKLAVIDPKFSPMFEDYAETLYELRKHKNVNLAMARDFMEDVSYFGTMMVHKGDADGMVSGAVHTTQHTILPALQFIKTAPGVSVVSSIFFMCLEDRVTIFGDCAINPNPTAEQLAEIAISSASSSLSFGIEPRIAMLSYSSGSSGQGEDVVRVREATEIVKRLRPDLMVEGPIQYDAAVDIEVAKSKLPDSQVAGKASVFIFPDLNTGNNTYKAVQRETGALAIGPMLQGLNKPVNDLSRGCTVNDIFNTVIITAIQAQGL